In Corynebacterium guangdongense, one DNA window encodes the following:
- a CDS encoding type I restriction-modification system subunit M yields MKELKDTLWKAADKLRGSMDASQYKDVILGLVFLKYVSDAFTERRTQIHEELTAGGMTEEQIGMLIDDVDEYTGHGVFWVPENARWEYLATNAKGLPAMGGGAPKSIGELIDDAMDEVMAANPTLAGTLPRIFNRDNIDQRRLGELIDLFNTTQFTGQGQGRARDLLGEVYEYFLEKFARAEGKRGGEFYTPAGVVRVLVEVLEPISGRVYDPCCGSGGMFVQTEKFLDAHNEDRTAISVYGQELNERTWRMAKMNLAIHGLNANLAPRWGDTFARDQHPDMQADYIMANPPFNIKDWARNEEDPRWRYGVPPKNNANYAWIQHIISKLAPGGSAGVVMANGSMSSNTGGEGKIRAELIEADLVSCMVALPTQLFRSTGIPVCVWFFAKDKTAGRQGSIDRTGQVLFIDARNLGHMIDRAERALSDEDIAKIADTFHAWRGTPSAQGKTYEDEAGFCYSATLNEIKDADYALTPGRYVGTAEIEDDGEPIEEKITRLKKELFAQFEESERLAAVVQGQLRRIN; encoded by the coding sequence ATGAAGGAACTGAAGGACACACTCTGGAAGGCCGCCGACAAACTCCGCGGCTCCATGGACGCCTCCCAATACAAGGACGTCATCCTCGGACTGGTGTTCCTCAAGTATGTCTCCGATGCCTTCACCGAACGCCGCACCCAGATCCACGAGGAACTCACCGCTGGCGGCATGACCGAGGAACAGATCGGCATGCTCATTGACGACGTCGACGAGTACACCGGCCACGGCGTCTTCTGGGTTCCGGAGAACGCCCGCTGGGAGTACCTGGCCACCAACGCCAAGGGTCTGCCCGCCATGGGTGGTGGAGCCCCGAAGAGTATCGGTGAGCTCATCGACGACGCCATGGACGAGGTCATGGCTGCCAATCCCACGCTGGCGGGCACGCTGCCACGTATCTTCAACCGCGACAACATCGATCAGCGCCGCCTTGGTGAGCTGATTGACCTGTTCAACACCACCCAGTTCACCGGCCAAGGACAGGGCCGAGCCCGAGATCTCCTCGGCGAGGTCTACGAGTACTTCCTGGAGAAATTCGCCCGGGCAGAAGGCAAGCGTGGCGGCGAGTTCTACACCCCGGCCGGCGTCGTCCGTGTCCTCGTGGAAGTCCTCGAGCCAATCAGCGGACGGGTCTACGACCCCTGCTGCGGCTCGGGTGGCATGTTCGTCCAGACCGAAAAGTTCCTCGACGCCCACAATGAAGACCGCACCGCGATCTCCGTCTACGGTCAGGAACTCAACGAACGTACCTGGCGGATGGCCAAGATGAACTTGGCTATCCATGGCCTTAACGCCAACCTCGCCCCTCGCTGGGGAGATACCTTCGCCCGCGACCAGCACCCGGACATGCAGGCCGACTACATCATGGCCAACCCCCCGTTCAACATCAAGGACTGGGCCCGCAACGAAGAAGACCCCCGCTGGCGCTACGGCGTGCCCCCGAAGAACAACGCCAACTACGCCTGGATCCAGCACATCATCTCCAAGCTCGCTCCCGGCGGGTCTGCTGGTGTGGTCATGGCCAACGGCTCCATGTCCTCAAATACTGGCGGCGAAGGAAAGATCCGTGCCGAGCTGATCGAAGCCGATCTCGTCTCCTGCATGGTGGCACTTCCCACCCAGTTGTTCAGGTCCACCGGCATCCCGGTATGCGTGTGGTTTTTCGCCAAAGATAAAACCGCTGGCAGGCAGGGGTCCATCGACCGCACGGGTCAGGTGCTGTTCATCGACGCCCGCAACCTCGGCCACATGATCGACCGCGCCGAACGCGCCCTGAGCGATGAGGACATCGCCAAGATCGCCGACACCTTCCACGCATGGCGCGGCACCCCCTCTGCCCAGGGCAAGACCTACGAGGATGAAGCCGGTTTCTGCTACTCCGCCACCCTCAACGAAATCAAGGACGCCGACTACGCCCTGACACCCGGCCGCTACGTCGGTACAGCTGAAATTGAAGATGACGGCGAGCCGATCGAGGAGAAGATCACCCGCCTGAAGAAGGAACTCTTCGCACAGTTTGAAGAATCGGAACGACTGGCCGCGGTTGTCCAGGGGCAATTGAGGAGAATCAACTGA